A single Vigna radiata var. radiata cultivar VC1973A chromosome 8, Vradiata_ver6, whole genome shotgun sequence DNA region contains:
- the LOC106770439 gene encoding uncharacterized protein LOC106770439 yields MERKEPLDFFSYFCFEASGDSEDDPIFACEMTRAYGDDDNDDALSCNYEGSGAVFDEEENDDHDDEIAKMREDEKSGVYGMSYCEDDDMEEEHMKSHVSFDSGHEFVDEMEKNRLFWEACLAS; encoded by the coding sequence ATGGAGAGGAAGGAGCCTTTGGAtttcttttcttacttttgTTTTGAAGCCTCCGGTGATTCTGAAGATGATCCCATCTTTGCTTGTGAAATGACCAGAGCATATggtgatgatgataatgatgatgctTTATCCTGCAACTACGAAGGATCCGGTGCTGTGTTCGACGAGGAAGAGAATGATGACCATGACGATGAGATTGCCAAGATGAGGGAGGATGAGAAAAGTGGTGTTTATGGAATGTCATACtgtgaagatgatgacatggaagAAGAACACATGAAGTCCCATGTTTCTTTCGATTCAGGCCACGAGTTTGTGGATGAGATGGAAAAGAACAGGCTCTTCTGGGAAGCTTGCTTGGCATCTTGA